The Nitrospinota bacterium genome has a window encoding:
- a CDS encoding PepSY domain-containing protein → MNMRGLLCGTIAALALALVPFPAAAAEEYGPAEAKALVKQGAILPMKIVVAKAEKLKTGRLLEAGLRKKRGLYVYDVEILDAAGIVWELKFNAATGELLEMEEEKD, encoded by the coding sequence ATGAACATGCGCGGGCTGCTATGCGGGACAATCGCGGCGTTGGCGCTGGCGCTTGTTCCGTTTCCCGCGGCCGCGGCTGAAGAATATGGCCCCGCCGAGGCGAAGGCGCTGGTGAAGCAGGGCGCGATCCTCCCAATGAAAATTGTGGTGGCAAAGGCCGAAAAACTCAAGACAGGCCGCCTGCTGGAGGCGGGCCTGCGCAAAAAGCGGGGTCTGTATGTGTATGATGTCGAGATACTCGATGCGGCCGGCATCGTGTGGGAACTGAAGTTCAACGCCGCCACCGGCGAGCTTCTGGAAATGGAAGAGGAGAAGGATTGA